One genomic region from Rothia dentocariosa ATCC 17931 encodes:
- the polA gene encoding DNA polymerase I encodes MSNSENTLLLIDGHSLALRSFFGIYTMAEKTGSHVFVRSDGQHTEAVHAFLSTLLNIIKDHNPSHIAVAFDLPGGTFRTEEYSEYKSGRNVIPEAFDGQLDLIKKMLGALKIPALTQENYEADDIVATLTRQGSEAQYKVLILSGDRDIFQLVTDDVTLLYPVTTGPSKGIQRMDPAAVEKKTKVPPRLYPDLAALTGEQADNLPGVPGVGPGFAAKWLHEYGDLEGVLANSENIKGKKGEALRENIENVRRNRRLNQLVDTLNLDVEFDQMRFIPDLQELEAFFDEVEFRTIRKRAQDILGPVIRALGAQVRTAGEEPMTDNGVPSGPTFEPIRTDDAITVKSAADFRVWCEHAAHVGYGRDASGNAIEVPERLKGAVTLFPVIDVPVAREGVKVTKTKIRAAEENPVLRGIILTSKESSLWINLTNISEDLASAFAEWVSDPQMRKIVMDLKNQRKLLREYGYKLDGAIEDPSLSSYMCGYIAAANRRLFAERIEDLAEKYLWIPQQEFSELVFPEEAPSLFEMPGEENLRYFTQVSRVIHELARILHFEMQEQGQLKIYEDIELPLLYVLADMEQAGIAVSDALLNELNDTFSSRASMAEEQAKVLIGGDVNGEPLNLASVKQLQTVLFERLGLPKTRKIKSGYSTDSESVADLLTKVSPESDGAQFLIALQAYRDNIKLKQTVEGLQKAAVADGRVHTTFQQNAASTGRLSSTAPNLQNIPIRTDEGRRIRGAFIVAPKILDGVEYEGLLTADYSQIEMRIMVHLAADEKLIQAYADGEDLHRYVGSEVFGVAPEEVTPQMRAKVKAMSYGLAYGLSRFGLAKQLNISSDEAGELRTNYFKRFGRVGRFLRGVVKQAHNDGYTETIYGRRRSLPDLDSPNRTRREAAERAALNAPIQGTAADIIKIAMINIHRRLQEENLKTRMLLQVHDEIILEVAAGEREAAQRILVEEMSEAIELKVPLDVQVGWGKSWEEAGH; translated from the coding sequence GTGAGTAACTCAGAAAATACCCTGCTCCTTATTGATGGACATTCACTGGCCCTTCGCTCTTTCTTTGGCATTTATACAATGGCAGAGAAAACGGGAAGCCATGTTTTTGTGCGAAGCGACGGGCAGCATACGGAAGCAGTTCATGCCTTCCTGTCTACCTTGCTGAACATTATTAAAGACCATAACCCTAGCCATATTGCGGTGGCATTCGATCTGCCCGGTGGTACTTTTCGCACGGAGGAATACAGCGAATATAAGAGCGGCCGTAACGTTATCCCTGAAGCCTTCGACGGGCAGCTTGATCTCATCAAGAAGATGCTCGGAGCTCTGAAAATCCCGGCGCTCACCCAGGAGAATTATGAGGCAGATGATATCGTCGCGACCCTGACACGGCAGGGATCAGAAGCTCAATACAAAGTGCTCATTCTTTCAGGAGACCGCGATATTTTCCAGCTTGTTACGGACGATGTTACATTGCTGTATCCCGTAACGACTGGTCCCTCCAAAGGTATTCAGCGTATGGATCCTGCAGCGGTTGAGAAAAAAACAAAAGTACCACCTCGGCTGTATCCGGATCTCGCTGCGCTCACCGGTGAGCAAGCCGATAATCTGCCTGGAGTCCCCGGAGTTGGACCAGGCTTTGCTGCTAAATGGCTTCACGAGTACGGTGATCTTGAAGGTGTACTTGCTAATAGCGAGAACATCAAAGGTAAAAAAGGTGAGGCTCTGCGCGAAAACATTGAGAATGTGCGCAGGAATCGTCGCCTCAACCAGCTTGTTGACACGCTCAATTTGGATGTTGAGTTCGATCAAATGCGGTTTATTCCGGACCTTCAAGAGCTTGAAGCGTTCTTCGATGAAGTGGAATTCCGCACTATTCGTAAGCGGGCCCAGGATATATTAGGGCCTGTCATACGTGCTTTGGGTGCGCAAGTTCGTACCGCAGGTGAAGAACCCATGACAGATAATGGTGTTCCGAGTGGTCCCACCTTTGAGCCGATTCGTACCGATGATGCGATCACCGTGAAATCGGCCGCAGATTTTCGTGTATGGTGCGAGCATGCAGCCCACGTTGGGTATGGGCGTGACGCATCGGGTAATGCCATTGAGGTTCCTGAAAGGCTTAAAGGTGCGGTTACGCTTTTCCCTGTGATTGATGTGCCTGTAGCCCGTGAAGGTGTGAAAGTTACCAAGACTAAGATTCGCGCTGCTGAAGAGAATCCGGTACTGCGAGGAATTATTCTGACCTCGAAAGAATCGTCGCTGTGGATCAACCTGACGAATATTTCCGAAGATCTCGCCTCAGCATTCGCGGAGTGGGTTTCTGACCCTCAAATGCGTAAGATCGTGATGGATCTCAAAAATCAGCGGAAACTCTTACGTGAGTACGGGTATAAACTCGATGGAGCCATCGAAGATCCGTCATTATCCTCATATATGTGCGGATACATAGCAGCTGCGAATCGTAGGCTCTTTGCTGAACGTATTGAGGATTTAGCCGAGAAATATCTTTGGATTCCCCAACAGGAATTCAGCGAACTTGTCTTCCCAGAGGAAGCACCCTCACTTTTTGAGATGCCCGGTGAAGAGAACCTACGTTACTTTACCCAGGTTTCACGGGTTATTCACGAACTGGCGCGTATTCTGCACTTCGAGATGCAGGAACAGGGTCAGCTTAAGATTTATGAAGATATTGAGCTTCCGCTTCTGTACGTTCTGGCCGATATGGAACAGGCGGGTATCGCTGTCTCAGATGCCTTACTAAACGAGCTTAATGATACGTTCAGCTCACGCGCATCCATGGCCGAGGAACAGGCGAAAGTACTTATTGGTGGTGACGTCAATGGTGAGCCCCTCAATTTGGCATCTGTGAAACAGCTCCAAACTGTACTCTTTGAGAGGCTCGGTCTTCCGAAGACCCGCAAAATTAAGTCCGGATATTCAACGGATTCAGAATCTGTGGCTGACTTGTTGACCAAAGTATCGCCGGAGTCAGATGGTGCTCAATTCTTGATTGCGCTCCAGGCATACCGAGATAACATCAAGCTCAAACAGACTGTCGAAGGTTTACAAAAAGCGGCAGTCGCAGATGGTCGTGTACACACTACTTTCCAGCAAAATGCCGCATCAACGGGGCGTCTGTCCTCAACGGCGCCGAACCTGCAGAATATTCCAATCCGCACTGATGAAGGGCGGCGTATCCGCGGCGCCTTTATCGTGGCTCCAAAAATTTTAGACGGCGTAGAGTATGAAGGCTTGCTCACCGCCGACTACTCGCAGATTGAGATGCGTATTATGGTGCATCTTGCCGCCGATGAGAAATTAATCCAGGCTTATGCGGATGGTGAAGACCTACATCGGTACGTTGGCTCTGAGGTGTTCGGGGTTGCCCCCGAAGAGGTGACACCCCAGATGCGTGCGAAAGTTAAAGCAATGTCTTATGGACTGGCATACGGTCTTTCTCGATTTGGTCTCGCGAAGCAGCTCAACATTAGCTCCGATGAGGCAGGGGAGTTACGCACCAACTACTTCAAACGATTTGGTCGTGTGGGGCGTTTCCTGCGCGGGGTCGTCAAACAGGCTCATAATGACGGTTATACCGAAACTATTTATGGGCGCCGCCGTTCACTGCCAGATCTTGACTCTCCAAACCGAACTCGACGTGAGGCAGCCGAACGAGCTGCCCTCAACGCTCCAATTCAGGGGACAGCTGCAGACATTATTAAAATCGCGATGATTAACATTCACCGCCGACTTCAAGAAGAGAACCTTAAGACCCGCATGCTCTTGCAGGTTCATGACGAGATTATCCTCGAAGTTGCCGCCGGTGAACGCGAAGCAGCGCAGCGCATCCTAGTAGAAGAAATGAGTGAAGCTATTGAGCTGAAGGTTCCTCTCGACGTGCAAGTTGGCTGGGGCAAGTCCTGGGAAGAAGCCGGCC